The nucleotide sequence TTTGCCCTCCTTCCTTCCCCCTCTTCCTCTTTTTTCACCGCTCCCGCTGTTCCCCCCCTTCTTTCCTCTTTCTCCCCCTCCTCCCCCCGCTTTCTCCCCCTTCCCTCCCCTTTCTCCCCACTCCCTCCCCCCCTTCTCCCTCCTCCCCTCCCCCCCCTGCTTCCTGACTCGCCATTCCCTTCACAGGACGTGTTGTTGCTTTAACAGCTGTTCCAGATGCCTCTTTCGCGAGTGACGCATTCGGTCACGTGGTCTCCCTTGCGCCCACTCTTGTTGCCGTTCTTTCCCCCGTTCATGGTACCATTTTCCCAGTATTCCCTCCCTGCCCTTCTTTTTGTTTCCCCCCCTCCTGGTGCTCTGCCCT is from Aerococcaceae bacterium DSM 111021 and encodes:
- a CDS encoding PTS glucose transporter subunit IIA; this encodes MPFTGRVVALTAVPDASFASDAFGHVVSLAPTLVAVLSPVHGTIFPVFPPCPSFCFPPSWCSAL